In the genome of Vanacampus margaritifer isolate UIUO_Vmar chromosome 1, RoL_Vmar_1.0, whole genome shotgun sequence, one region contains:
- the aurkaip1 gene encoding small ribosomal subunit protein mS38 — MFTSKLLPRLRLLHRATFCHGDILGGRVQPAVSASGSSLNKKTRRYSTAADNRYPSRWIQLEPELDEALVPRKLSLSPLETWLSLRYNLPPLPESASPQQEHVDLLEEKVLPPMCVPVLEDGDNAATPLSCKNDLKIRRRKMNRHKYKKLLKRTKFQRRRLRETRGKKKQKRFEKDLKRIWRRAGLKKAPEGWSAPNLFIPQYGNRKD, encoded by the exons ATGTTTACGTCAAAACTCCTCCCTCGCCTCCGTCTACTACACAGGGCAACTT TTTGCCACGGAGACATTTTGGGTGGACGTGTGCAGCCAGCAGTTTCTGCATCTGGCTCGTCACtcaataaaaaaacacgacGCTACTCAACAGCAGCCGACAACAGATATCCATCTCGATGGATCCAACTGGAGCCGGAGCTTGACGAGGCGCTCGTGCCTCGTAAACTGTCACTAAGTCCTTTGGAAACCTGGCTCTCACTGCGCTACAATCTTCCTCCCCTGCCGGAGTCTGCTTCGCCACAGCAGGAGCACGTGGACCTGCTGGAGGAGAAGGTTCTGCCACCCATGTGCGTGCCCGTtcttgaggatggtgacaatgCGGCAACGCCCCTCAGTTGTAAAAATGATCTGAAGATCAGACGACGCAAAATGAACCGGCACAAATACAAGAAGCTGTTAAAACGGACTAAATTCCAGAGGAGGCGACTGAGAGAGACCAGGGGCAAGAAAAAACAG AAACGTTTTGAGAAAGATCTGAAAAGGATTTGGAGGCGTGCTGGATTGAAAAAGGCTCCAGAGGGATGGAGCGCACCCAATCTCTTTATTCCACAATACGGAAACAGAAAGGACTGA